The genome window CATGGGCCATCCAACCGGAGTCCCCCGTGGCCTCCTCGATGAGCTGGCGGATTTCCTCCTCGCGGGCCGGCCCGAAGGGGTCCACGGCCCGCCGGTAGGCGGGCGTCTTCGAAAGCGCCACCTTCCAGTTCTGCTTGGGGCGCAGGGAATTGATGAGCTCGTCCAGCTCGACCTCGCGGGAGTGCTCCTGCGTGTGGATCGCCGTCAGCCAGTAGTCGGGATCGATCGAGGCCAGAAGCTCCACGAGCCGGGTGCCCTTGGCGTTGATCTCGTCGTTAAGCTGCGAAACCGCCTTGGAGTAGACGGCGAAGAAGATGAGGATCGCGGTGCCCACCCCGATGCCCGCCATGGCCAGAACGATCTTCCAGCGCAGCGACAGCCCCTTCACGCGGGCCGCGCCGGCGACGGCCTGGCGGACCTGGGAGGCCTCCATCATGGAGCTCGAGGAGACCACCTCCACGGCCCCCTCGCCTCCGCCGGAGGCCGAGCGGCGCGCCGTGACCGGCCGCGGCAGCGACGTGGAGGATCCCGTCTGGGCGCGAAGCCGCGTGGACGATTGCTTGAGAGGAGGCTTGCCGGGGGGAGGATTCGGCGTGGGCGATCTGGACGTTTCCTCGGTCATGGCGACGCTCCCCGGCGGCCGGCGGCGGAGAGAGCGTTCGGCGTCCGCCTCCGGACCCGATTCATTATACCCGCCCGCTCCCCAGGAGGCGGCGCGCGTCGGCCACGTAGACGGCGCCCGAGATCACCGTGGCGGCCAGGGTGCCCCACATCAGGGTCACCGCCCCCGTGTAGACCCACCGCACTTCCGGCAGCCAGGCCGCGTACCCGAGCGCCCAGCCCACGGTGATGTTCTGAATCAGGGTCTTCTGCTTGCCCCAGAACGTGGCCCCGAAGGGGATCCCCGCGGCCTCCGCCGCCCCCCGGATTCCCGAAACCAGGAACTCCCGCCCCAGAACCACCACGACGAACGCGGCGGTGAAGATCTCGCGCAGCGGGTCCAGGGTCAGAAAAAAAATGAAGGACCCGCAGACGAGGATTTTATCCACCAGGGGGTCCGCGATTCTACCGAAATGTGTCACCTGGCCGTACCGCCGCGCCAGGTATCCGTCCAGAAGATCGCTCCAGGCGATGAACTGGAAAAGGACGAAGACCGCCGTGAGCAGTCCCGGCCCGGGCCGGCGCCCCCCGGCCGCCAGGAGCGCGAAGTAGACGACACAGAGGACGAACCGCGCCGTCGTGACCTTGTTGGCCAGCGTCATGGTCGCCCCCGCCGTCCCTCTCCGCGCGGCGCCTTCCGCGTCAGACGAGATCCCCGATGAGGTCGTACACGCTCCAGCCGGTCACCCGGGCGCGGGCCACCGCGCCCACCTCGGCCCGGGCGCCGTGGAGCGCGATCAGACCGTCGATCTCCGGGGCGTCGCCGGCCGTGCGCCCCTCCCAGCGGGCCGCGTCCAGGCGGCGCTCGACGATCACGGGAACCTCGCGGCCCACCATCGCGCGGTTGTGGGCGAACGCGATCTCCTGCTGCTGCTGCATGACGCGGGCGTAGCGGCGCTGCTTGACCTCCTCGGGAAGGTGCCCATCCAGGGCGTCCGCGCGCGACCCGGGCTCCCGCGAGTAGACGAACGCCCCCAGCCGCTCGAAGCGCAGCTCCCGGAGATCCGCCAGCAGCCCCTCGAAATCCTCCTCCGTCTCCCCGGGAAATCCCACGATCACGGTCGTGCGGAAGACCAGACCCGGAACGCGTTCGCGCCACTTGCGGACGAGTTCCTTCTGCGACCGCTCGGTGACGCCGCGCCGCATGGCCCGGAGCACCCGCTCGCGCGTGTGCTGAATGGGCATGTCCACGTACTTGACCACCTTGGGGTTTCGGGCGACCTCGTCGATCAGGCGGTCCGTCACGTAGCTCGGGTAACAGTAGAGGAGCCGGATCCACTCCACGCCGGGAACGTCCGCCAGACGGCGCAGAAGCTCGTCGAGGACGAGCTTCCCGTAGAGATCGAGTCCGTAGGAGGTGGTGTCCTGCGCGATGAGGTTGAGCTCGCGCGCGCCGTCGCGCGCCAGCTCCTCCGCCTCCGCCAGAATCGCCTCCATGGGCTTGGACCGGAACTTGCCGCGGATCTGGGGAATCACGCAGAAACTGCACGTGTGGTTGCATCCCTCGGAAAGCCGCAGGTAGGCGGTGTGGCGCGGCGTGAGGCGGACGCGGTCGCGGTCGATCTCGTAGCGCGGAAGGTCCGCCGAAACGAGATTGACCGGCCGGGCGGGACGGACTTTTTGGAGGAGGGAGGCGCAGACCTCGGCGATCTTCTCGCGGTGGG of Planctomycetota bacterium contains these proteins:
- a CDS encoding CDP-alcohol phosphatidyltransferase family protein, encoding MTLANKVTTARFVLCVVYFALLAAGGRRPGPGLLTAVFVLFQFIAWSDLLDGYLARRYGQVTHFGRIADPLVDKILVCGSFIFFLTLDPLREIFTAAFVVVVLGREFLVSGIRGAAEAAGIPFGATFWGKQKTLIQNITVGWALGYAAWLPEVRWVYTGAVTLMWGTLAATVISGAVYVADARRLLGSGRV
- the rimO gene encoding 30S ribosomal protein S12 methylthiotransferase RimO gives rise to the protein MTNPRVSFVSLGCAKNLVDSEVLLGHLAKGGFDLCADYKRSDVVVVNTCGFLQASEKESMDTIEEMVALKGRGRLKAVVVAGCLPQRYGAEFEKRLRGVDAVLGITHREKIAEVCASLLQKVRPARPVNLVSADLPRYEIDRDRVRLTPRHTAYLRLSEGCNHTCSFCVIPQIRGKFRSKPMEAILAEAEELARDGARELNLIAQDTTSYGLDLYGKLVLDELLRRLADVPGVEWIRLLYCYPSYVTDRLIDEVARNPKVVKYVDMPIQHTRERVLRAMRRGVTERSQKELVRKWRERVPGLVFRTTVIVGFPGETEEDFEGLLADLRELRFERLGAFVYSREPGSRADALDGHLPEEVKQRRYARVMQQQQEIAFAHNRAMVGREVPVIVERRLDAARWEGRTAGDAPEIDGLIALHGARAEVGAVARARVTGWSVYDLIGDLV